The Haliotis asinina isolate JCU_RB_2024 chromosome 3, JCU_Hal_asi_v2, whole genome shotgun sequence genome segment ATATTATAGCAAAGTCCCAGAATCTTGTGTGCATGGAGTCAGTTACTATGCTAGTTTCAAATTTAAGAACATTCTTCCAATATGTGAAAATCACCCAACCTGGCAGCATCACGTCTCAGCAACATAATTCATCTCCACAGATGGCCAGTAGTCTTCCCTAACAAATGAAAAAAGTGCCTCTTCTTCTGCCTCAGAAAACAATACAGTACTAAATGGCTGAAGAAATGACAGTGTGACTCTAAACCTTAACACACTGACCACAAGACAAAGTTCATGATTTCACAATATACCCACCAAATGATTCTTAAATTGCACACACTTCTGTGAGCTAATGCAGGACTTTTTTGTAACTAGCAATCTGAACGCTGAATGATACTTAATAAACCCATCAATCAGATGTATCTAAAACAGCATCCCATGTAAGTTAACCTGTTAGAGTGGAGATGTTACTGACTTTGTTTTAGGCAGGGTGATATCagctgttttatttttatattgatCAGTCACAGTTGAATCTTTTGAAACAGGGTAGACATTATTTTGCGTAGACATGTAACATCTTGCATGTTTATGGAGTGAGCGATATACACATACAGTTTCAAGATGTATTCATTTATGTACATAAGATATGCAGGTACACAAATTCAATATTCAATTGAACAGGTTCAGAGTTCACATACAAACTTTCTGGCACACAGACCATACAAATTTTCAGGTACgcctgtggttttctcatatcTTTGTTAACATTCCTCTTGAACGTGACTGTAGTCTGTTAGTTCTTGGCTACATCTTGAACACTATGTTCCAATGCCTTGCTTTGTATGTTGCCTGCATTCTCAATCATTTGGGTGATGTATACACATACACCCACCTACCGGCACTGTCCTGGGCTCGTCAACACATGAACACGTGACCACACTACAGGCAGTTGCAGGGTACATAGAGGATCTGTGCATACAATTCCTTGTGTTACTGAGAATGATCTTAGTCCAAGTGTTGCATTTAACCCAAAAGATATCATGCTCTTGAGGATGTAAAAATTGCTAAGATATTTTTGCCCTTTTTGTGGAGTGAGCTATTCTGCCAGTGTGATATTAATGTACGAATCACATCGGATATATTGGAAAAGGTGATTTCATACTGTTGAGTCATGTGAGAATATATGGATTGTTAAGCTTTGCTATCATTATGTTTGTTGATCATATCAGGGGTTTTAGTCAGGATTTTGTATTTAGtattcaacaaatctgtgaaaaTCCATGTCACTGGTGTGGGTTCCATCTTGCAATGTAGCAAGCATTTTTTATAGACAGTTGTTAAGACAGTAAAGCTTTTTGTTacatgattttgtattttatgtagTTTAGCACTAAATGAGTGTTTACTAATGGTTATGCATGAATATGTCTGCTTGATGCACTTATGATTATGTGTGcttatcattgtgaaataaaaaagtttGAACTGTATTTGTAAGTTATTCTTGGAAGGCAGAGTGAGTGAAAACATCTCTTTGCGCAAAGCACCCAGGAatacgaggggatatcaaaaagTATTGAGCCTCACCCAGACAATGATAAGAATGCAGCTGTATTTTTGTTAAATTTTTCTGCATAATGTCTGTCAAACTCTGGCAAATTGGTTTCTATGTACCAACCTCATGATGcccattttgtttgactttttatcTTGGTACCCGCAAAGtctgcaataaatgcatcacaaacttcaggaaacaaaatatgcaagaaacattttgtgtgtttgagataGACTCACACTTAGATATTAAAGCAgaaaaaaacaatttgaaactacCATTGCTTGTTAAAGTGGAAAACTTTACAAACACTGGACATCGAGAATATGGTGAGGCTCACTACATTTTTATTTCCCCTCGTACATCCATCTTGCTGCCCTACAATTTCATTCATTGTATGAACACATATGgtactttttttttttacttaGCAATAACAACTGGTTGAAAGTATTGGGGTCTGTCTTGAAATTTATGACAGATCCCTTTCCACATCTGCACATTATTTCAGCTTTTAAGAAAACTTGTGACTACTCATCACCATGTTTATTTCCAAAGCAGCCATAGTATATCAAAGTATATCAAATACTCCAGGTTCTGAATTTCAGAACTTTCAGGTGATTGTCAGTGTTAGAAGCAGTAGGTTCCACTGACATccaaacacaacacaaacaaaatgttagtaggatatttatttcttctttttcttttgaGTATTATCAGTAAGTGGAATGTGTAAGACATAAGTGCTTTACCTGAATACCTGAGTACTCGAGTACATCTCACCATGAGAGAACACATCACCAGTGAACCTAGAGTGAGTCAGCAGAGTCAAGGTTCCAGGCCAAAACCTTCTCCCTTACAgcatgagtgagttcagttatgCGCcaaactcaacaatattccaataatatggTAGGGGTTTGTAAAtactcaagtctggaccatgaaaatgaagtcatcaatagcatgaacatcgatttgcgCAGTTGGAAACAAGATGACATGAttcgaccaagtcagcaagcctggccacctagtcttgttagtcgcctcttatggcaagcatgggttgctgaagacctgttctaccctggaccttcactggtTGCATGACACATGAAGATGAATCAGGCCATGTCAACATGTCCACAGAAATGCTTCACACAGAATGACAGTGTATTTGCAAATTCTTCATGCATCAGTCCTTGGTCAAGGTGTCCTTGAGTCTGTAGAGGTCACAGTCCACAATTGCACATCCTGGTCTCTCCCCAGCATCAGCTCACACAATGCCATCTACCGACAGGAGAATCTCACGCACTTTCTGGTTCCTTCTCACTTTCTGGAGCTCAGcattctgaaatattgcataAAAAAACAGTCAGGTTGAATTGTATGATAAACTCGTCTCCTCATGTCAGTGCATCTAGATTTTGAAGCAAAACCAAAACATGGGCTATGTGAATATCAGTTTCTGGTGACAGCACTTTCAAAGGCTGTTTACCAGCCATTAAATATTTAGTTTCTACAAGAGGCTTGTAAATTATATTTGAAACCTCTGAATTTCAGTCAGAGTATAATGTTCTTCCAGGTAATATTTGGACTATGGGAACCCACATTTGTTGTAATGCGCAACTAACAAgaggttgacacgtcatcatatcttAAATGTgtcgattgatgctcatgatgcaaATCACTGACTcctctggtccagattcaaataTTTATAGACTGCTGTTTTATAACTGGAAAATttctgagtgcagtgttaaacaaaccAGGCAGCACTCTAACTGCTTTTCCAGCATATAATTGTTACCATGAATAGAGAAATCACACCACATGTTAGGCAGAGATATGCGAGTTGTTTATTGTTCTGAACTGTCAACATATCAAGCAAATACACCAAACCCAAGTAACCCTCACCTTCCAGACAATAACCAACCCATCGGTGCCACAGGACACCAACCCTTCATGGTCAAAGTCCACAAATGTCTGCAATCAGAAAACGATTCTGTGCTAACCACAACAAATATACAACGAAAATGCCTCCATTCAAAATGTACGCACACTGAAGATATCCCTCTTGTTTaactatatatactggacaaaataagttagggatattggtatttttgtgactgatattttatcagtatgtcagtgaataaatacatcattattcataatttcaaaatttacataaaatcCCTCTTTTTGTCAAGTATAATATTATATGTACACTTAGTTCATGTtttacaggacaaattttatggataaacttcttcagtttatttgataagccccgaaacatcgtaaaataaactcaagaagttgatatccataacatttgtcctgtattactctAAACTTcgaaatgcctttgaagaatcacagaATATCTCATACTAGTCAGTTAAACACCTGATGTTGCTATGGTTACCTGGACAGACCCGGAGTGGGCCACACACTCTCCCAGTAGTGAAACATCTAGTGTGTGTTCAGCGAAGTTCACTTGCTTCAGCTGCTCTCCACTGCAAGGAAGCAATGGccattaggccagaccaattatgTTTTACGGATCCACTctccatattttttcaaaaataagaaaaaataaataaataattttccCCACTCTAAAAATAAAATCCTCATATTTATATTGGCTagaaatgtaaactcacaagaaaatagtttttcagttgtttttgaCCCATAtccacttcataaattgccaaaagtacaatactttgagtatttagaaggaatattactttcattggaaattgtatttttattgtttttctcgtCATGACTGTATGACGTCAAAGTTATGACGTCACGatgctaatacctctgtcactGTAGTATTAGACACTGAATGACTCGTGGAAAGCCGAGTGTCATTACACTTGTTGAATTCTTAGGAAAGCAGTACTCTGCACGATATTATTTTGCCAGtgttgggtgagtaataaataaaatactaacATACTAAACtatcatatttatgaaacgagtgaatggtATCGGTATCTAACTTCCTTTCACTCATTAGATATCGAACCACTCACTCGTTTCATAAATGAATGGTATCGGTATCTAACTCGTTTTCTTTCGTTAGATAGTGAACCATTGactcgtttcataaatatggtattacaaggacatagtttagtattctctCTGTTGATAATAGAGAAAGTGGTACCTTAGACCAGTGAACCTTTCCATGGGCAACAACAGATTCAGGTAATCATGGGCAGAATCGTAGTCCTCACTGGCTGGTGCTCTGCCCCATAGCCGAATTGACCCATCCTCCGAAGATGTCACCAAAAATGCCCTGAGCGAATCATGTGTAAGGTAATACAGGGAACCATTCAGCGTCAGGTTTGGACATATCGGTTTTCAAATGAAGATCATATTTTCCataaatgtacatgttttgGGCCATGTGCAACATCAAAATCTTGGCATTAAATTGATAGTATTTCCCATAATTATACATAAGCTTACAACGATTATAAGATCAGTAGAAAAGGACCCTTGTCTGGGAAGCTAGTGGAATTATTCACTGAATGTAACATTCAAGCCACTTTTCATGGCAGAGGGTGCCAGGGTGTCAGAATCACACAGTGAGCTTGGGAAGAGAGGTTCAGGTAGACACATTTACCACAAAACTGACTCACTGATGGGAAAATCTTCCCATATGCATACATTCTCCATACCAATCATTAATTGATCTGGAAATCTCAAATTCTGGACACTGTACTGTCAGGATTAAACAGTGTTTTTGGATCCTGCATTTGTCAAGAGAGAAAcacatgtcaggctgcaaaatTTCCTCAGGTAATAATACAGGCAATTCCCCTATGAACATTTATGTAAACATTGATCTATTCAAATGTTGGACAGGCATTTAGATCACCTGCTGAAGGGGCAAGTATTAACCCAGAAATACTGtaagtaataaagaagttgaacacCCCTAACAAATGTCTTGTATTCCATCTATTCGAATTTACGCTCAGGCACTTCATGTTTATCCAACTGACCCATCACAAGCTAGTCCAATATGAAGAATCTTGGAGTAGTGAGCAGCCAGCTTCCTCACAGCCACTCTCTCCTTACCAACACTCACATCAAACATACAGAACCCGGAGCCCATTGCAGCAAACAGGTATCTCTGCAAGGACAATATCATGTAAAGAACGGATCGGAAGATCTTAGTGGAGATTTACTATCTGTATTTAACATGAATCACTCGAAAAAACACGATTTGTTCCAAGGCAAGATAATGACTATGGTTAAATTATTTGGTGCAAATCTGATACAAGGTTATTCAACCTTTTCCGCCTTGTGTATTTAAAGCCAACCTTGAAATCCAAAAgtgatcatttgaaaaaaaggGATGTGAAGTTCTAATGGTTACACTTTTGTGAAACATGCTATTACAATATTCTTATAAATATTCTCAATCAAGCTCCAATGTGCCTTTCACTGCTATGAGAAGAAAAATAATCATCCTGAAAAAGAACTCTGCCGCACTGCCATATTTTAATTTTCTGTCATGAGTTTCAGTGAGAATGGAAAGTGTAAGAAAGAGCTCTGACCTCCTGCACACAGAACATGCTCTGGATGCTGTATGGATAAAGATGTTTGTCTCCCACATACTCCGACACAGTGTTGAAGGTCTTGGCAGGCAGAAAGTTCTGTGATGTCCACAAAATAATTGTCCCATCTATAGATCCGCTAGCAAAGCAGGACTCTGGAATCAAAACGCTACGCTATCAGTCACACCAGCTATCCTGGTATAAAGGCAAGAATGTATAGAAGTCACCTTATTTATTTTAAGAAACACAATGTTGGCATCCTTGAATGTTTGACTTTATGCATAACAATTCAAAATGCTGCTCAAAGactttgttttgtatttattaaCAAAAAGATTAAAGGAACATCActtggagaaagaaaatgattttTGTGGTTTAGCAAGTCCATTGAAGAAATCCGTGGAAGGTCCAAATGACCCCTGGTATAGGTAAATAACTTTTTTTTTGAGTGTCCATTAGAAGTAAATGacagtaaagaagttgtatatgtATAGAAATCTCCTGCTTGTGCTTGTAAAAAGTTATTCTAATGGCACAACAATGAACATGGCCAATTTACTTCTAATAAGTCAAGCGTTAATGCGTTCATCGTGCCaaaggtgagtgaatgagtaggtTTGATTTTatgccaattttagcaatattccagcaatatcatggcaggggacacaaagaaatggacttcatacattttgccaatgtagggaatcgaacccaggtcttcagcatgatgcgcaaacactttaaccactagactaccccaccaccctcatgCCAAAGGCTCATGTTCTATTTCCCATtttcccatgtgggtacaatgtgtgaagtccatttctggtatcccttgtcatgatattgctggaatatttctcacAGCCGCTAAAATAGCTCACTCTAATAAGTCTTTGTttacaaataacaaaaacaacttCACTAGACTTAAGTCTCTGTGAATCATATACAAGGACTCTGAATACTTCAAGTCTACCTCAGTATTTATTGGTGCTAAAATTGTACCATTAATGATCTCACAAGTGctgctgttattattgtgttATGAAACAAGGTAGGCTAACTCTGCAGTAAGCTGTCATACCAGAAATGCTGATGAGGCTGTGGATGGCCTCTCGGTGTGATGGCAGCTTCTTCACAAGGGAGATCTCCTTGTCATCTGGCTCCCCACCAGTCATTGGGTTCACCACGGAGTACACCACTACAACAGGTAGTTTACCACCGAGTCACCCATTGCTACAATAGGGTAGCCACCATGACACACATCCTCAATATTGCCTAGGTATTCATTCCAATAACTTtctactataccctggatgcacctcctggctccacattctcacagtagccaatcagctaaatAGTCATTAAAACCAAGCCTGATAGCAGCTGCAGCTGCGAAGATTTGTTCGCAGTTCaactcagattttggggaaatcatacagacaaactgacaagTTCGAaccttttaaaaaatatgcaagaactcctgcTACCTCTTTCATAGTACCTCagcatcatttgtgttgccaagtttaattgtTTAGATAACTtaaaaagcaaaagtgagttgtgattggttcactcaacttcccagcgtagacacctgaatGGATAAAATGCcagccaagggagataataaatTCATCAAGCTGAGAGGTAGAAGCATCCAGGGTATGGTGGAGAGTTATCAACATGTATATCCTGGACATATCGAGGATGCATAACACAGTGTCTAGTACTATTCAGCTACATTCCAGAAACATGCCTGAAccacacaaaaatgtttttgacatcACAAGCAATAATTCATGCTGCAGTCAGCATTACAGCTGATTTTTatataaaggtcacatgcaacgtaaaacacaactttgcggattctggtacctttcggtatgcatttaccgaaacaaatcataaaaaatgccaattcaacctataaagttgaaaaaaacgcgatgaaaaaaaagcccgcgaaatcggagttcaaacgtttcactaaattccccccagcgctggggggaaaactggtttcaacagctgtgctccGCTGCGCCagtgacgcatgcgcagtgaataggttcgcggagctcgaAACAGTAgacatgcccagcgtctgaggttgtgagcagtagtctaatcttggttgtgtacacaaacaattaaataattttctcgttacgtaaaaacaacttgttgattgtggtaagcagtctttgtcacagagaaagctcagtgtctggtttattcacacctatatgtctgcctgcctgtctgctaaagacaatatgcaatacacagcttcaatcattgaccacgtgcaatttgaacttaacatctatcagactatacgacataaagaaaataagttgatttatgactcgtacACCCGAGTcgcgtgtctgccacattatgtaattaggcacgtgtgatacacatgacatgtttttatgtctgtgggttgcaaacatactacattcatttttttcggatgactggatgtgacggaaactggtggaaactcttgtcagtttcaagtcctgctttgtacttggacgaatgacagattccagccacgcagtagttgaccatctctactgacatgatttttaattggatcgagcgcaaattcagagaacatgtattttccaaacccaacatctctctgtacattcttcatggataacgacttcttttagtgtatatgattttgtttgacaacagtatatgaatccacactgaaacgacgcatcaagtacacaaaaagaagttgttatccatacagaatcttactttcttgttactggctatacttctaaaatgcccatcaaacagatcatctttctgtacacacaatgaaccctcagcatatcagcaaatgaaacagccaatcggaaaccgtcgttacacttgagtgcatatccacccggtatgactgggttcggtctcccgcaggctttgtttcgagggaagtaagcccaagtacaaaatattgcacttttgaatcgtgattgtacgcttataattttgtttattcgttttttaaacagcaatgtatattatatgtcatgaataagtgataaatgtgttttaataatgtttgattttttggttgcatgtgacctttaaataaagGATCAATTCTTTCTATTATTATCACATAACAAATAAAATGTTGAAGTTGTCTGAGCATCTGGGATATGATAAGTCACCAAATCTTTTAGGTAGCTAGCATGAGTTGGCAAAAAACAGTTTTGACCTTGACCCTCAGAGAGATGTGATGTAAGTGTCTCAAGCTAAAATACATCCCGTCCTCACCCAGTTGCTTGTCAGCAGCTGTGACAATGTGATCCGTCTTCACCACAATCATCAGGGAGATATCTGAATACATACATCACACTAAGAccagcaaaacaaaacagtgaaaaaacaTATGTAATTTTTCTGATGGATCATCGAATTCCATGTGTTACCATGACTCTTATCTTGGTATTTACTCAATGTTTTCTTTACTTAAGTGCAATGGCAGTCAAGTATTGTCATGACTTTTAAAACAATTATCGCAACAAATATCATAAACACTCTTATCAATCTCCACTGCATGAAAGCTTGAAATTTAATATAGCATTGTTTTGCTAACCATTTGTGAAATTCCAGGATGATGAATTTCACTTGGTgtacatgttgggaatcaaactgcATTGAAACATACATGGCTACTTCACATACCAAATTCTGATTCAGTCCATTTGTGTTTACatgagaatgatgaatgattaaataacATGAAATAGGGATGAGtgcacaaaatataaataagaCACATGATCCTGAAACATCTGTACCCAACAGGATCTGACATCTTACATTTT includes the following:
- the LOC137277748 gene encoding WD repeat-containing protein 41-like translates to MSVLQRLWASHPKEKEKPDEKQSAEVEEIRDDQPHNPYSEILVLHQHTDIVRTLLKIDHKRCASAGDDGKVIIWDIQIGRKLQVLSGHSHRITCMLLLMPQRDFSDDWLLLTGSSDKQIRIWNIDTGTCQHIITEHNSSVKCLVMMGDGEIFCGGGEHLSVWRHDGKLLHMVHRKDQEDISLMIVVKTDHIVTAADKQLVVYSVVNPMTGGEPDDKEISLVKKLPSHREAIHSLISISESCFASGSIDGTIILWTSQNFLPAKTFNTVSEYVGDKHLYPYSIQSMFCVQERYLFAAMGSGFCMFDVSVGKERVAVRKLAAHYSKILHIGLACDGAFLVTSSEDGSIRLWGRAPASEDYDSAHDYLNLLLPMERFTGLSGEQLKQVNFAEHTLDVSLLGECVAHSGSVQTFVDFDHEGLVSCGTDGLVIVWKNAELQKVRRNQKVREILLSVDGIV